The proteins below are encoded in one region of Acanthochromis polyacanthus isolate Apoly-LR-REF ecotype Palm Island chromosome 4, KAUST_Apoly_ChrSc, whole genome shotgun sequence:
- the rab3b gene encoding ras-related protein Rab-3B, with protein MAKADQRFGQRDGSDQNFDYMFKLLIIGNSSVGKTSFLFRYADDSFSNSFVSTVGIDFKVKTVYRNDKRIKLQIWDTAGQERYRTITTAYYRGAMGFILMYDITNEESFNAVQDWATQIKTYSWDNAQVIMVGNKCDMDEERVVPPEKGKHLADQLGFEYYEASAKENINVRQVFERLVDIICVKMSERVDVEAPAAPGSKTTKLTDKPAQLPQKCC; from the exons ATGGCGAAGGCAGACCAGCGTTTCGGCCAGCGGGACGGTTCCGACCAGAACTTCGACTACATGTTCAAGCTGCTGATCATCGGGAACAGCAGCGTGGGGAAGACGTCCTTCCTGTTCCGCTACGCCGATGACTCCTTCAGCAACTCCTTCGTCAGCACCGTCGGCATCGACTTCAAGGTGAAGACGGTTTATCGCAACGACAAGAGGATCAAGCTGCAGATCTGG GACACGGCGGGTCAGGAGCGTTACCGAACCATCACCACGGCTTACTACCGCGGCGCCATGGGCTTCATCCTCATGTATGACATCACCAACGAGGAGTCCTTCAACGCCGTCCAGGACTG ggcCACTCAGATCAAGACGTACTCGTGGGACAATGCTCAGGTCATCATGGTGGGAAACAAGTGCGACATGGACGAGGAGCGAGTCGTCCCTCCGGAGAAAGGAAAACATCTGGCCGACCAGCTAG GCTTCGAGTACTACGAGGCGAGCGCTAAGGAGAACATCAACGTGCGGCAGGTCTTTGAGCGTCTGGTGGACATCATCTGCGTTAAGATGTCGGAGCGCGTCGACGTGGAGGCGCCGGCGGCTCCCGGATCCAAAACCACCAAACTGACCGACAAACCGGCCCAGCTACCTCAGAAGTGCTGCTGA